The following are encoded together in the Daucus carota subsp. sativus chromosome 5, DH1 v3.0, whole genome shotgun sequence genome:
- the LOC135152549 gene encoding uncharacterized protein LOC135152549 codes for MEYNGGGRFMCDIFPAYEGCERWTDECDLLGKYIMKIVVYQGDDFDELFLSDRVLEKFEKALPNIVRLRIKNGKEYVAKYRRNENKLTGFKQLQDEIEIKFGDVVILSCCGDAMYTVSVFGPDGMEKIPRSADIVKGDVVYKFEICVKPSHLQQYSQGVMVPMKFKDITDGWKPFELIEVTDGIRRWNIQIKKRNSTTELHRGWEIMWKDLELKAGDTCVFESYGSKSKFHVKVLYWVS; via the exons ATGGAGTATAATGGAGGAGGAAGGTTTATGTGTGATATATTTCCTGCATATGAAGGCTGTGAAAGATGGACAG ATGAGTGTGATTTGCTAGGAAAGTACATAATGAAGATTGTTGTTTATCAAGGTGATGATTTTGATGAGTTG TTTCTCTCTGACCGAGTTTTGGAAAAATTTGAAAAAGCTCTTCCAAATATTGTGAGGCTGAGAATAAAGAATGGGAAGGAATATGTGGCAAAGTATAGAAGGAATGAAAATAAGCTTACAGGCTTTAAACAACTTCAAGatgaaattgaaattaaatttgGAGATGTTGTTATTTTATCATGCTGTGGTGATGCAATGTACACAGTGTCTGTGTTCGGGCCTGATGGCATGGAGAAGATTCCAAGAAGCGCTGACATTGTGAAAG GAGATGTAGTctacaaatttgaaatttgtgtGAAACCATCGCATCTACAACAGTACTCTCAAGGAGTG ATGGTACCAATGAAGTTCAAAGATATTACAGATGGGTGGAAACCGTTCGAATTAATTGAAGTTACAGATGGAATTAGACGTTGGAATATACAAATTAAGAAGAGGAACAGTACAACTGAATTACACAGAGGCTGGGAAATAATGTGGAAAGATTTGGAATTGAAGGCTGGAGATACATGTGTTTTTGAGAGCTATggatcaaaatcaaaatttcatgtGAAAGTTCTTTATTGGGTAAGTTAA